Proteins encoded together in one Streptomyces sp. NBC_01216 window:
- a CDS encoding darcynin family protein has product MRYVVINMLQFQPAWLRLERGERAHVWETVKTLAGRARGVRLRWFDAEAFSAEYSDVLFVETDDLAAYYMFWEAVRDTELFTVPYVEVKQVVTAVEEGFAAYDASLAASGEPTGD; this is encoded by the coding sequence GTGAGGTACGTGGTGATCAACATGCTGCAGTTCCAGCCCGCCTGGCTGCGGCTCGAACGGGGCGAGCGCGCCCACGTGTGGGAGACCGTCAAGACGCTGGCCGGCCGGGCGCGGGGAGTACGCCTGCGATGGTTCGACGCCGAGGCGTTCTCCGCCGAGTACAGCGACGTCCTGTTCGTGGAGACCGACGACCTCGCCGCCTACTACATGTTCTGGGAGGCGGTCCGCGACACCGAGCTGTTCACAGTGCCGTACGTCGAGGTGAAGCAGGTCGTGACGGCGGTCGAGGAGGGCTTCGCCGCCTACGACGCGTCCCTCGCCGCCTCCGGGGAGCCGACCGGTGACTGA
- a CDS encoding TetR/AcrR family transcriptional regulator has protein sequence MTEATPPAAGRPRSGEASVRILRATVELLAAGGAAGLSVEAVAARAGVSRPTVYRRWQDRTELIAAAVRDAFARANPEAPHTADPAADLVTVLSNTIRLLTGTDLGRVIAGLVSELPREPGLAAALHEVERERRLILREVLDRARQQGRLRPADVDLAVDMLLGPVYLRLLVTGDPVPVSLAEELAAAIVTPLPPGAPTAS, from the coding sequence GTGACTGAGGCGACGCCCCCGGCGGCGGGGCGGCCGCGCAGCGGTGAGGCATCCGTCCGCATCCTGCGGGCCACGGTCGAGCTGCTGGCGGCCGGCGGCGCCGCCGGCCTGTCCGTCGAGGCGGTCGCCGCCCGGGCGGGCGTCTCCCGGCCCACCGTCTACCGCCGCTGGCAGGACCGCACCGAACTGATCGCGGCGGCCGTCCGGGACGCCTTCGCCCGCGCCAACCCCGAGGCCCCGCACACCGCCGACCCGGCGGCCGACCTCGTCACCGTGCTGTCCAACACCATCCGGCTGCTCACCGGGACCGATCTCGGCCGCGTCATCGCCGGCCTGGTCAGCGAGCTGCCCCGGGAACCCGGACTGGCCGCCGCGCTGCACGAGGTCGAACGCGAACGCCGGCTGATCCTGCGCGAGGTGCTCGACCGGGCCCGACAGCAGGGCCGGCTGCGTCCGGCCGATGTGGACCTCGCCGTCGACATGCTGCTGGGCCCGGTGTACCTCCGCCTGCTGGTCACCGGGGACCCCGTCCCGGTATCCCTGGCCGAGGAGCTGGCCGCGGCGATCGTCACCCCCCTCCCGCCCGGGGCACCCACCGCGTCCTGA
- a CDS encoding FAD:protein FMN transferase: MGTVFSFDIRDRPSPAIRRALADAVRHLHAVDAVFSTYRPDSAVRRLDRGEIRSADCPPEVHEVLSLCARAAHTSDGWFSVLAGGALDPSGLVKGWAVENASRMLYEAGAHDTCVNGGGDLRLRGRSAPGTPWRVGIAHPSRPAARVAVVTAHGDLAVATSGTAERGAHILDPHAGTPATGLASVTVVGPGLTMTDAYATAAFARGESARAWLESLAGYEGLGVTPEGRVWRTSGFDARVG; the protein is encoded by the coding sequence ATGGGCACCGTGTTCTCCTTCGACATCCGCGACCGGCCCTCGCCCGCGATCCGCCGCGCCCTCGCCGACGCCGTCCGCCATCTGCACGCCGTGGACGCCGTCTTCTCCACCTACCGGCCCGACAGCGCCGTGCGCAGGCTCGACCGCGGCGAGATCCGGTCGGCCGACTGTCCGCCCGAGGTCCATGAGGTGCTGTCGCTGTGCGCTCGGGCCGCCCACACCAGCGACGGCTGGTTCAGCGTTCTGGCCGGCGGCGCCCTCGACCCCTCCGGCCTCGTCAAGGGCTGGGCCGTGGAGAACGCGTCACGGATGCTGTACGAGGCCGGCGCGCACGACACCTGTGTGAACGGCGGCGGCGACCTCCGGCTCCGGGGCCGGTCCGCCCCCGGCACGCCCTGGCGCGTCGGCATCGCCCACCCGTCGCGTCCCGCGGCCCGGGTCGCCGTCGTCACCGCGCACGGCGATCTGGCCGTCGCGACCTCGGGCACGGCGGAGCGCGGGGCGCACATCCTCGATCCGCACGCCGGGACGCCTGCCACGGGTCTGGCCTCGGTCACCGTCGTCGGCCCCGGGCTGACGATGACCGACGCCTACGCCACGGCGGCGTTCGCCCGCGGTGAGTCGGCCCGGGCCTGGCTGGAATCGCTGGCCGGGTACGAGGGGCTCGGGGTGACGCCCGAGGGCCGGGTCTGGAGGACCTCCGGCTTCGACGCCCGAGTGGGCTGA
- a CDS encoding FMN-binding protein, translating to MRRAVLATTGTSVLIVVLLALKPHQQTPLAEGPARSPVSSSPGSGAATPSAGGSSRTGTFTGDAIGTRYGPVQVSVTLTGGRITGIQVLRAPDGNGRDQELSAYALPRLAREALGAQSADIDAVSGASYTSDGYRRSLQSALDQARG from the coding sequence GTGCGCCGTGCCGTCCTCGCCACCACCGGGACCAGTGTCCTGATCGTCGTCCTGCTGGCGCTCAAACCGCATCAGCAGACCCCCCTGGCGGAGGGTCCGGCCCGGTCGCCCGTCTCCTCCTCCCCCGGGTCCGGGGCGGCGACGCCCTCGGCCGGGGGGAGCAGCCGCACCGGTACGTTCACGGGTGACGCCATCGGCACCCGGTACGGACCGGTGCAGGTCTCCGTCACCCTCACCGGCGGACGGATCACCGGGATACAGGTCCTCCGGGCACCGGACGGGAACGGCAGGGACCAGGAGCTGTCCGCCTACGCCCTGCCCCGGCTGGCGCGGGAGGCCCTCGGCGCGCAGAGCGCGGACATCGACGCCGTGTCCGGGGCGAGCTACACCAGCGACGGCTACCGGCGGTCCCTGCAGAGCGCGCTGGACCAGGCCCGTGGCTGA
- a CDS encoding ferredoxin reductase family protein produces MTTSTMAHERNGARRRPPRRALVPVLAPLAIWAGAAGVLALWWSDTSSVVGPADWLTGAGRMTGLLAGYACAVLLALMARTPLLDHGVGTDRLARWHAWGGRCTVSLALAHTLLVVWGYSVVSHTSVVGEATTLVLDYPDLLGGTAGFLLLVGTGVLSARAARRRLSYETWYYLHVATYLAVFLAFGHQLSNGADFVGNRSAQAAWYTLYLGVAALVVWYRFVVPVRRGLRHRLRVVAVCPEAPGVVSVHLGGEHLEELGGASGQFLRWRFLTRGLWWTASPYSLSAPAHPRRLRITVKDAGGHSGALARLAVGTRVWAEGPYGAFTADRRTAPRVLLLAGGVGITPLRALFETLPGEVTLVYRARRPEDLALRGELDAIAARRGATVHYVVDEPARFSSPLTARALTGLVPGLASHDVYLCGPPPMARAAVLALREAGVPARRIHHESFAF; encoded by the coding sequence ATGACCACGTCCACGATGGCGCACGAGCGGAACGGCGCGCGCCGCAGGCCGCCGCGGCGCGCTCTCGTCCCCGTGCTCGCGCCGCTCGCGATCTGGGCGGGAGCCGCCGGTGTGCTGGCCTTGTGGTGGAGCGACACGTCCTCCGTCGTCGGTCCGGCCGACTGGCTGACCGGCGCGGGCCGCATGACCGGTCTGCTGGCCGGATACGCGTGCGCGGTGCTGCTGGCGCTGATGGCGAGGACGCCCCTGCTGGATCACGGCGTCGGCACCGACCGGCTCGCCCGCTGGCACGCCTGGGGCGGACGGTGCACCGTGTCGCTGGCCCTCGCCCACACACTGCTGGTCGTCTGGGGCTACTCCGTGGTGTCCCACACGTCCGTCGTGGGAGAGGCCACGACGCTGGTGCTGGACTATCCGGACCTTCTCGGGGGCACCGCCGGATTCCTGCTGCTCGTCGGCACCGGTGTGCTCTCCGCCCGCGCGGCCCGCCGGCGGCTGAGCTACGAGACCTGGTACTACCTGCACGTCGCGACCTATCTGGCGGTCTTCCTCGCCTTCGGGCACCAGCTCTCCAACGGCGCGGACTTCGTCGGCAACCGGTCCGCGCAGGCCGCCTGGTACACGCTCTACCTCGGGGTCGCGGCGCTGGTCGTCTGGTATCGCTTCGTCGTCCCCGTACGGCGGGGACTGCGGCACAGGCTGAGGGTCGTGGCGGTCTGTCCGGAGGCGCCGGGCGTCGTGTCCGTCCACCTCGGGGGCGAGCACCTGGAGGAGCTGGGCGGGGCGTCGGGGCAGTTCCTGCGCTGGCGCTTCCTCACCCGGGGACTGTGGTGGACGGCCAGTCCGTACTCCCTGTCGGCGCCCGCCCACCCCCGTCGGCTGCGCATCACGGTGAAGGACGCCGGTGGTCACAGCGGTGCGCTGGCCCGGCTGGCCGTCGGTACCCGGGTCTGGGCGGAGGGGCCGTACGGCGCTTTCACCGCGGACCGCCGCACCGCGCCGAGGGTGCTGCTGCTGGCGGGCGGCGTGGGCATCACCCCCCTGCGGGCGCTGTTCGAGACGCTGCCCGGCGAGGTGACCCTCGTCTACCGGGCCCGCCGCCCGGAGGATCTGGCCCTGCGCGGTGAACTCGACGCGATCGCGGCCCGCCGCGGGGCGACCGTGCACTACGTGGTCGACGAACCGGCCCGCTTCTCCTCGCCGTTGACGGCGCGCGCGCTGACCGGTCTCGTTCCCGGCCTGGCCTCCCACGACGTCTATCTCTGCGGCCCGCCGCCGATGGCACGAGCGGCCGTGCTCGCCCTGCGCGAGGCCGGGGTGCCCGCCCGCCGCATCCACCACGAGTCCTTCGCGTTCTGA
- a CDS encoding response regulator transcription factor, with protein MEERHPLPALHRPDGSPPRVLVVDDEPDVTDVLSGALTDEGWQVRTAADGTSALATARDFRPDAVVLDWMLPDADGLHVLRELRREARRVCVLFLTARDTVEDRIAGITAGGDDYVTKPYSLEEVLARLRGLLRRAGMTAETDANLLVVGGLTMDEEAREVRRSGTVIELSPTEFELLRFLMRNPRRVLSKTRILDRVWAYDFGGRAHIVELYISYLRKKIDAGRPPMIHTVRGVGYVLKPEAP; from the coding sequence ATGGAAGAACGTCACCCACTCCCCGCCCTGCACCGGCCCGACGGGAGCCCGCCGCGGGTCCTGGTCGTCGACGACGAACCCGACGTCACCGACGTGCTGTCCGGTGCCCTGACCGACGAGGGCTGGCAGGTGCGGACGGCGGCCGACGGCACGTCCGCGCTCGCGACCGCCCGCGACTTCCGCCCCGACGCGGTCGTCCTGGACTGGATGCTGCCCGACGCCGACGGTCTGCACGTCCTGCGCGAGCTGCGACGCGAGGCCCGCCGGGTGTGCGTGCTGTTCCTGACGGCCCGCGACACGGTCGAGGACCGCATCGCCGGCATCACGGCGGGCGGTGACGACTACGTCACCAAGCCCTACAGCCTGGAGGAAGTCCTGGCCCGGCTGCGCGGCCTGCTGCGCCGCGCGGGCATGACCGCCGAGACGGACGCGAACCTGCTGGTCGTCGGCGGTCTCACCATGGACGAGGAGGCCAGGGAGGTCCGCCGCTCCGGCACGGTGATCGAGCTGTCGCCCACCGAGTTCGAACTCCTGCGGTTCCTGATGCGCAATCCGCGACGGGTGCTGTCCAAGACCCGGATCCTCGACCGCGTCTGGGCCTACGACTTCGGCGGCCGGGCCCACATCGTCGAGCTCTACATCAGCTACCTGCGCAAGAAGATCGACGCGGGCCGGCCTCCCATGATCCACACCGTGCGCGGCGTCGGCTACGTCCTGAAGCCGGAAGCACCGTGA
- a CDS encoding CopG family transcriptional regulator, whose protein sequence is MSMKRTNVYADPEDLAIIKEAAKRRGISEAEIIRQGIHLAAMANRVWDEPLFSRTFAGPGRTLAKGEIRDVVADAVQRDATPGATVA, encoded by the coding sequence ATGTCGATGAAGCGCACCAACGTCTACGCCGACCCGGAAGACCTCGCGATCATCAAGGAAGCGGCCAAGCGTCGCGGTATAAGCGAAGCCGAGATCATCCGGCAGGGCATCCACCTTGCCGCCATGGCCAACCGTGTCTGGGACGAGCCGCTGTTCTCCCGTACCTTCGCGGGCCCGGGGCGCACCCTCGCCAAGGGCGAGATCCGTGACGTCGTCGCCGACGCCGTCCAGCGTGACGCCACCCCTGGAGCCACAGTCGCGTGA